A window from Synechococcus sp. RSCCF101 encodes these proteins:
- the map gene encoding type I methionyl aminopeptidase has translation MNLFAELVASSQATRGSSGPTIKKSRRGVEVKSAREIEIMSRASRIVATVLREVIEMAAPGMTTADLDRHAERRIREMGAEPSFKGYHGFPASICASINHEVVHGIPSAKRVIRTGDLLKVDTGAFYEGYHGDSCVTICVGETDPEAMRLSRVAQESLMAGLSKIRAGNTLLDIAGAVQDRVEADGFSVVEDYTGHGVGRNLHEEPSVFNFRTRDLPNVTLRAGMTLAVEPILNAGSKSCRTLRDRWTVVTVDGSLSAQWEHTIAVTSDGCVILTDRDALPAAG, from the coding sequence ATGAACCTCTTCGCCGAGCTGGTGGCCAGCAGCCAGGCCACCAGGGGCAGCAGCGGTCCCACCATTAAGAAGTCCCGCCGGGGGGTGGAGGTCAAGTCCGCCCGCGAGATCGAGATCATGAGCCGGGCCAGCCGCATCGTGGCCACCGTGCTCAGGGAGGTGATCGAGATGGCCGCGCCCGGCATGACCACCGCCGACCTCGACCGCCATGCCGAACGGCGGATCCGGGAGATGGGCGCGGAGCCCAGCTTCAAGGGCTATCACGGGTTCCCGGCCAGCATCTGCGCCAGCATCAATCATGAAGTGGTGCACGGCATTCCCAGTGCCAAGCGGGTGATCCGCACCGGCGACCTGCTCAAGGTCGATACAGGCGCCTTCTACGAGGGCTATCACGGTGACAGCTGCGTCACCATCTGCGTCGGCGAGACCGATCCGGAGGCGATGAGGCTCTCACGGGTGGCCCAGGAGTCCCTGATGGCCGGGCTGTCCAAGATCCGGGCCGGAAACACCCTGCTCGACATCGCCGGTGCTGTGCAGGACCGGGTCGAGGCGGACGGCTTCTCGGTGGTGGAGGACTACACCGGCCATGGAGTGGGGCGGAATCTGCACGAGGAACCTTCGGTCTTCAACTTCCGCACCCGCGACCTGCCGAACGTGACGCTGCGTGCGGGCATGACCCTGGCGGTGGAGCCGATCCTCAACGCCGGCAGCAAGAGCTGCCGCACCCTGCGCGACCGCTGGACGGTGGTGACCGTGGACGGCAGCCTGTCGGCCCAGTGGGAGCACACGATCGCCGTCACCAGCGACGGCTGCGTGATCCTCACCGATCGGGATGCTCTGCCGGCGGCCGGCTGA
- a CDS encoding NAD-dependent epimerase/dehydratase family protein, with amino-acid sequence MSAPRPDAARVAITGASGALGQALCERFLTAGWSVLALTSGPIPATAEGGGIRWCSWRCGEEAALLPQLEDVDLLVINHGLNVHGERSADAVRRSLEINALSGWRLLELVLEGRLDNSDVARSGPTEVWVNTSEAEVLPALSPLYEISKRLIGQLVSLRRPDARRCGVRLRTLVLGPFRSSLNPIGVMTPGFVAARILNQASWPLPWIVVTPNPLTWLLLPLSELVRATYFVLFSRPPAEHPDR; translated from the coding sequence ATGTCTGCCCCTCGGCCAGATGCGGCCCGCGTTGCCATCACCGGAGCCTCCGGCGCCCTGGGGCAGGCCCTTTGCGAGCGCTTTCTCACCGCGGGCTGGTCGGTGCTGGCTCTCACGAGCGGTCCCATCCCGGCGACCGCTGAGGGGGGCGGGATCCGCTGGTGCTCCTGGCGCTGCGGCGAGGAGGCGGCGCTGCTGCCGCAGCTGGAGGATGTGGACCTGCTGGTGATCAACCACGGTCTCAACGTGCATGGCGAGCGCTCCGCCGATGCGGTGCGGCGCTCGCTCGAGATCAATGCCCTCAGCGGCTGGCGTCTGCTGGAACTGGTGCTCGAAGGCCGCCTCGACAACAGCGATGTCGCTCGCTCCGGGCCTACCGAGGTGTGGGTGAACACATCGGAGGCGGAGGTGCTTCCGGCCCTGAGTCCGCTCTACGAGATCAGCAAGCGGTTGATCGGGCAGCTGGTCAGCCTGCGCCGCCCCGATGCCCGCCGCTGTGGCGTGCGGCTGCGGACCCTGGTGCTGGGACCGTTCCGCTCCTCGCTGAACCCGATCGGGGTGATGACCCCGGGATTCGTGGCGGCCCGGATCCTGAACCAGGCCTCCTGGCCGCTGCCGTGGATCGTGGTGACCCCGAACCCGCTGACCTGGCTGCTGCTGCCCCTGAGCGAGCTGGTGCGGGCCACCTATTTCGTCCTGTTCAGCCGGCCGCCGGCAGAGCATCCCGATCGGTGA
- the ebsA gene encoding type IV pilus biogenesis protein EbsA — protein sequence MSAQPAAAKVALFSPYLGGISRQQALASALTTLGEGAAEGERPVEDREGHRFRLSWQAGLAPLEPVECELVFPGLPDVRYSFTVACYELVGWLMDWHDQPEPRDLPQRFWQWLILGST from the coding sequence ATGTCTGCCCAGCCTGCTGCGGCGAAGGTGGCGCTCTTCTCCCCATATCTGGGGGGCATCAGCCGGCAGCAGGCCCTGGCCTCCGCCCTGACCACCCTCGGTGAGGGTGCTGCGGAGGGGGAGCGACCGGTGGAGGATCGGGAGGGGCACCGCTTCCGCCTGAGCTGGCAGGCGGGGCTGGCGCCACTGGAGCCGGTCGAGTGCGAGCTGGTGTTTCCCGGGCTGCCCGATGTGCGCTACAGCTTCACCGTGGCCTGTTATGAGCTCGTGGGCTGGCTGATGGACTGGCACGACCAGCCGGAGCCCCGGGATCTGCCGCAGCGGTTCTGGCAGTGGCTCATCCTGGGCTCCACCTAG
- a CDS encoding phosphotransacetylase family protein, translated as MSKTLLIGSCRSFSGKSALVLGLSRLLSERGISVSFGKPLATSLEREGQDKQDATSAGGASSGGAGPAWPDPLIDDDVRFVGETLELPPERLIPSLEVLAPSTAHARLLEGELHASSTVEQFRSHLDHATSDLVILEAAGSLSEGLLYGLSLVQLAEGLDAPVILVHLWHDSRSVDDLLEARQELGERLLGVVLNAVTPEDVPRLEKEVSPALERLGLPVYGVMPRSPLLRSVTVAELARRLGAEVVCCRDRLDLLVETLSIGAMNVNSAMEFFRKRRNMAVVTGADRTDIQLAALEASTQCLILTGVGDPLPPLVSRAEELEVPLLRVEQDTLTTVEVIEQAFGHVRLHEAVKATYAFRLVEQHCRFEPLLNHLGLG; from the coding sequence ATGAGCAAGACCCTGCTGATCGGATCCTGCCGTTCCTTCAGCGGGAAATCGGCCCTGGTGCTGGGCCTCTCCCGCCTCCTCAGCGAGCGGGGCATCAGCGTCAGCTTCGGCAAACCGCTGGCCACGAGCCTCGAACGGGAGGGGCAGGACAAGCAGGACGCGACCTCTGCGGGAGGCGCGTCGAGCGGAGGAGCGGGACCGGCATGGCCGGATCCTCTGATCGACGACGATGTGCGCTTCGTCGGGGAGACCCTGGAGCTCCCGCCCGAGCGGCTGATCCCCTCCCTGGAGGTGCTGGCGCCCTCCACCGCCCATGCCCGCCTGCTGGAGGGCGAGCTCCATGCCAGCAGCACGGTGGAGCAGTTCCGCTCCCATCTGGATCACGCGACCAGCGATCTGGTGATCCTGGAAGCGGCCGGCAGCCTCAGCGAAGGCCTCCTCTACGGCCTGAGCCTGGTGCAGCTGGCCGAGGGGCTGGACGCTCCGGTGATCCTCGTGCACCTCTGGCACGACAGCCGCAGCGTCGACGACCTCCTGGAGGCCAGACAGGAACTGGGAGAACGGCTGCTGGGTGTGGTGCTCAACGCCGTGACGCCCGAAGACGTTCCCCGGCTGGAGAAGGAGGTGAGCCCGGCGCTGGAGCGCCTGGGCCTGCCGGTGTACGGCGTGATGCCCCGCTCGCCCCTGCTGCGCAGCGTCACCGTGGCGGAACTCGCGCGTCGGCTCGGTGCGGAGGTGGTCTGCTGCCGCGACCGGCTCGATCTGTTGGTGGAGACCCTGAGCATCGGGGCCATGAACGTGAATTCGGCGATGGAGTTCTTCCGCAAGCGCCGCAACATGGCGGTGGTGACCGGAGCGGATCGCACCGACATCCAGCTGGCGGCCCTGGAGGCCTCCACCCAGTGCCTGATCCTCACAGGGGTCGGCGATCCGCTGCCGCCGCTCGTGAGTCGGGCCGAGGAACTCGAGGTGCCCCTGCTGCGGGTCGAGCAGGACACCCTCACCACCGTCGAGGTGATCGAGCAGGCCTTCGGCCATGTGCGCCTGCACGAGGCCGTGAAAGCCACCTACGCCTTCCGACTGGTGGAACAGCATTGCCGCTTCGAGCCGCTGTTGAACCACCTCGGTCTGGGCTGA
- a CDS encoding DNA recombination-mediator protein A, with amino-acid sequence MTRSLDLPALDRIDTLAQELALLQDQGKRRIAILGSRHVPVVAIHLVELVARALAQEGHSLITSGAQGVNAAVIRGVMAIDPSLLTVLLPQSIERQPAEIRERLEGVLHLVEKPEHDELPLPMASSLCNQEIISRCDQLICYAFHDSETLLASCRSAEDMGKVVTLMFFD; translated from the coding sequence GTGACCCGGTCTCTGGATTTGCCGGCTCTGGACCGGATCGACACCCTGGCCCAGGAACTGGCCCTGCTACAGGATCAGGGCAAGCGCCGCATCGCCATCCTCGGCAGCCGCCATGTGCCGGTGGTGGCGATTCACCTGGTGGAACTCGTGGCTAGAGCCCTGGCTCAGGAGGGTCACAGCCTGATCACATCCGGTGCCCAGGGCGTGAACGCGGCCGTGATCCGCGGCGTCATGGCGATCGACCCCTCCCTGCTCACCGTGCTGCTCCCCCAGAGCATCGAGCGCCAGCCGGCAGAGATCCGTGAACGGCTGGAGGGCGTGCTGCATCTCGTGGAGAAACCGGAGCACGACGAACTGCCGTTGCCCATGGCCAGCAGCCTCTGCAATCAGGAGATCATCAGCCGCTGCGATCAGCTGATCTGCTACGCCTTCCACGACAGCGAAACGCTCCTGGCCAGCTGCCGATCCGCCGAGGACATGGGCAAGGTGGTGACGCTGATGTTCTTCGACTGA
- a CDS encoding NfeD family protein → MVPLIWLMLGGALLLLEVLAPGFDGLLVGAMGALVVSLMSALTPIPTWLQALIFFASLLAGGVWMWRWSRQRSPSTHQLHAHEAGAVVLSPFDQQGEGRVRWHGQSWAATALGADDALVPGMRVIVMGRDGTHLQVMPEQALHEND, encoded by the coding sequence ATGGTGCCGCTGATCTGGTTGATGCTGGGCGGTGCGCTGCTGCTGCTCGAGGTGCTGGCGCCAGGTTTCGACGGCCTTCTGGTGGGGGCCATGGGTGCGCTGGTGGTCTCGCTGATGAGTGCCCTCACACCCATTCCCACCTGGCTGCAGGCGCTCATCTTCTTTGCCAGCCTTCTGGCTGGAGGCGTGTGGATGTGGCGCTGGTCACGCCAGCGATCCCCCAGCACCCATCAGCTGCATGCCCACGAGGCGGGTGCGGTGGTGCTCAGTCCCTTCGACCAGCAGGGTGAGGGCCGGGTGCGCTGGCACGGCCAGAGCTGGGCCGCCACAGCGCTCGGTGCGGACGATGCGCTCGTGCCGGGTATGCGGGTGATCGTCATGGGCCGTGATGGCACCCACCTGCAGGTGATGCCGGAGCAGGCCCTGCACGAGAACGACTGA
- a CDS encoding SPFH domain-containing protein: METLLGLPALVILALMGSSSIKITSGGRSRLVERLGRYDRELRPGLSLVVPMVERVVSHESMKERVLDIPPQQCITRDNVSIEVDAVVYWQLLEHSRAYYAVDNLQAAMVNLVLTQIRAEMGKLDLDQTFTTRNEVNEVLLRELDQATDPWGVKVTRVEMRDIVPSAGVQQAMEQQMTAEREKRAAVLRSEGEKEAQINEARGRAEALVLDAKAKQEALLLEADAQAKQQEVLATAKAHAAQVIAETLENSPRASEALRLMLARDWISMGEGMAQAPGGSVLMVDPQSPASLLTALRGMQEPGGGTGGSSGHLGPLGR; this comes from the coding sequence ATGGAAACGCTTCTCGGGCTGCCCGCTCTCGTGATCCTGGCCCTGATGGGCAGCAGCAGCATCAAGATCACCAGCGGAGGGCGCTCGCGTCTGGTCGAGCGCCTGGGGCGATACGACCGGGAGCTCCGGCCCGGCCTTTCGCTGGTGGTGCCCATGGTGGAGCGGGTGGTGAGCCATGAATCGATGAAGGAGCGGGTGCTCGACATCCCACCCCAGCAGTGCATCACCCGCGACAACGTCTCGATCGAGGTGGACGCGGTGGTGTACTGGCAGCTGCTGGAGCACTCCCGCGCGTACTACGCCGTGGACAACCTGCAGGCCGCGATGGTGAATCTGGTGCTGACCCAGATCCGCGCCGAGATGGGCAAGCTCGACCTGGACCAGACCTTCACCACCCGAAACGAGGTGAACGAGGTGCTGCTGCGGGAGCTGGATCAGGCCACCGATCCCTGGGGTGTGAAGGTGACCCGGGTGGAGATGCGCGACATCGTTCCCTCCGCCGGTGTGCAGCAGGCCATGGAGCAGCAGATGACGGCCGAACGGGAGAAGCGGGCGGCGGTGCTGCGGTCCGAAGGGGAGAAGGAGGCCCAGATCAACGAGGCCCGGGGGCGGGCCGAAGCGCTGGTGCTCGATGCGAAGGCGAAGCAGGAAGCCCTGCTGCTGGAGGCCGATGCCCAGGCCAAGCAGCAGGAGGTTCTGGCCACAGCCAAGGCTCATGCCGCCCAGGTGATCGCCGAGACCCTGGAGAACAGTCCCCGGGCCTCCGAGGCCCTGAGGCTGATGCTGGCCCGCGACTGGATCAGCATGGGCGAGGGCATGGCCCAGGCACCCGGTGGCAGCGTGCTGATGGTGGATCCCCAGAGCCCCGCCTCCCTCCTCACCGCCCTGCGCGGCATGCAGGAGCCGGGAGGCGGCACCGGCGGATCCTCAGGACACCTGGGCCCTCTGGGCCGTTGA
- a CDS encoding 6-carboxytetrahydropterin synthase: MHESSKRFDGFPCSHRQWRHPGHCRFVHGYSRSFCFWFRATRLDDCGFVVDFSSLKALRRQLEEQFDHTFLVNRDDPLLHDWQRLGQLGALDLRVMDNVSMEATAELIWGWANALLLERDGGRTCCWKTEARENERNAALFTSLPDWFRQGASD, encoded by the coding sequence ATGCATGAATCGAGCAAGCGCTTCGATGGGTTCCCCTGCTCGCATCGCCAGTGGCGCCATCCGGGCCACTGCCGGTTCGTGCACGGCTACAGCCGCTCCTTCTGCTTCTGGTTCCGGGCCACCCGGCTGGATGACTGCGGCTTCGTGGTGGATTTCTCCTCGCTCAAGGCCCTGCGGCGGCAGCTGGAGGAGCAGTTCGATCACACCTTTCTGGTGAACCGCGACGACCCGCTGCTGCACGACTGGCAGCGGCTGGGGCAACTGGGCGCCCTCGATCTGCGCGTCATGGACAACGTGAGCATGGAGGCCACGGCGGAACTGATCTGGGGCTGGGCCAACGCCCTGCTGCTGGAGCGGGACGGTGGCCGCACCTGCTGCTGGAAGACCGAAGCCCGCGAGAACGAGCGAAACGCCGCCCTCTTCACCAGCCTCCCCGACTGGTTCAGACAGGGCGCTTCGGACTGA
- a CDS encoding MAPEG family protein → MTSDLLHSPTAPYALSLMLSAAVVLVALVPLGAARSRADFQIEDLGAPRAMFERLPMWGKRASWAQQNGFEAFGLHAPACLLMLVASLHSPAQAGITTVAAALLHPLLRLLYLAAYVAGLAPVRSLCWAAALLCSLILYRSGLRGLL, encoded by the coding sequence ATGACGTCTGACCTGCTGCACTCGCCCACGGCGCCCTATGCCCTCTCCCTGATGCTGAGCGCTGCCGTGGTGCTGGTGGCTCTTGTGCCCCTCGGTGCGGCCCGCTCCAGGGCCGACTTTCAGATCGAGGATCTGGGGGCCCCCCGTGCCATGTTCGAGCGCCTGCCGATGTGGGGCAAGCGGGCCAGCTGGGCCCAGCAGAACGGTTTTGAAGCCTTCGGGCTCCATGCTCCGGCCTGCCTGCTGATGCTCGTGGCAAGCCTGCATTCCCCGGCGCAGGCCGGGATCACCACCGTCGCCGCGGCCCTGTTGCATCCACTGCTGAGGCTGCTCTATCTGGCCGCCTACGTGGCCGGGCTGGCCCCCGTGCGCAGCCTCTGCTGGGCGGCCGCTCTGCTCTGCAGCCTGATCCTGTATAGGAGCGGCCTGCGCGGGCTGCTCTGA
- a CDS encoding YajQ family cyclic di-GMP-binding protein: protein MADSFSFDVVSDFDRQELVNAVDQVRREVGQRYDLKDSASELDLQENELTITTASEMTLQAVTDVLRQKATKRNLSLKIFDFQTPESVGGNRLRQQVKLRRGLSQELAKKLSKTVRDNVKKVTVAIQGESLRVTSKSKNDLQQVITLLKAEELEVPLQFENYR from the coding sequence ATGGCTGACAGCTTCTCCTTTGATGTGGTCTCGGATTTCGACCGGCAGGAGCTGGTCAATGCCGTGGATCAGGTGCGCCGTGAAGTGGGCCAGCGCTACGACCTCAAGGATTCCGCCAGCGAACTGGACCTCCAGGAGAACGAGCTGACCATCACCACGGCCAGCGAGATGACCCTTCAGGCCGTGACCGATGTGCTGCGCCAGAAGGCGACCAAGCGCAATCTGTCGCTGAAGATCTTCGATTTTCAGACGCCCGAGAGCGTCGGCGGCAACCGCCTGCGCCAGCAGGTGAAACTCCGCCGCGGCCTGAGCCAGGAGCTGGCCAAGAAGCTGAGCAAGACCGTGCGAGACAACGTCAAGAAGGTCACCGTTGCCATCCAGGGCGAGAGCCTGCGTGTCACCAGCAAGAGCAAGAACGACCTACAGCAGGTCATCACCCTGCTCAAGGCCGAGGAGCTGGAGGTGCCGCTTCAGTTCGAGAACTACCGCTGA
- a CDS encoding tyrosine-type recombinase/integrase: MGQTEPNRRRRSKGSGSHRTTYLTTRPGRHGFYFQRSVPADVQAALGRKLWKRKAGNTPQEARQQAALLLAETEREIAVARGELTLSEQEQIDTLWGWRTPQALLSAAAADKEEAKAEGVDVCGFEELGPDELWPRLPEEEQYRLWRRLQGRLKGDQEGVVGRTTEELLELVTRLKKPARTTVGEWRRHLDALLKCCGKTLPTSLERPDAQKYRDHLLDTVSGGTAKTRLNYLSGLWNLMVEEGWVTSNVFSGLSKRIRAERVRKEPFDVQAIDRKVGRLPKREQLLYWIMRWTGSHVSEAAGLRAKDISLDESVIHFASHSRRPLKTGYREREIPIHPSLMVQLEMLLGGAEGETFLFPWAEDERTGRWGANRPWQRKIGISPKALRDSVATQLRDADVNERVVGAILGHTPKNSTGVYGTVTHEAMKRAICMLK; encoded by the coding sequence ATGGGCCAGACAGAGCCAAACAGGAGGAGGCGATCCAAGGGATCCGGAAGCCATCGCACGACCTACCTCACGACAAGGCCTGGCCGGCACGGGTTCTACTTCCAGAGGTCCGTGCCAGCGGATGTACAGGCAGCTCTGGGGAGAAAGCTCTGGAAGCGGAAGGCGGGCAACACGCCTCAGGAAGCAAGACAGCAAGCAGCCCTGCTCCTCGCAGAGACCGAACGAGAGATCGCCGTGGCCAGAGGGGAGCTGACGCTCTCCGAGCAAGAGCAAATCGACACTCTGTGGGGCTGGAGGACCCCTCAGGCCTTGCTCTCAGCCGCAGCGGCAGACAAGGAGGAAGCAAAGGCAGAGGGCGTTGACGTCTGTGGGTTTGAGGAGCTGGGCCCTGATGAGCTGTGGCCACGCTTGCCGGAGGAGGAGCAGTACAGGCTCTGGAGGCGGCTCCAAGGGCGCCTGAAAGGCGATCAAGAAGGTGTGGTGGGCAGAACCACCGAAGAGCTGCTGGAGCTGGTCACAAGGCTGAAGAAGCCAGCCAGAACGACCGTTGGGGAGTGGCGGAGGCACCTTGACGCCTTGCTGAAATGCTGCGGGAAGACGCTCCCAACGTCACTTGAGAGGCCTGACGCGCAGAAATACAGGGATCACCTGCTCGACACGGTCTCTGGAGGGACCGCAAAGACAAGGCTCAATTACCTGAGCGGCCTGTGGAACCTGATGGTTGAGGAGGGGTGGGTCACCTCAAACGTCTTCAGCGGCCTATCCAAGAGGATTCGCGCGGAACGAGTCCGCAAGGAGCCCTTCGACGTCCAGGCGATTGACAGGAAGGTGGGCCGTTTGCCGAAGAGAGAACAACTCCTCTACTGGATCATGCGCTGGACTGGTTCTCACGTGTCAGAGGCTGCGGGGCTACGAGCCAAGGACATCAGCCTGGACGAGAGTGTCATTCATTTCGCCTCTCACTCCAGACGACCCTTGAAGACTGGATACCGAGAGCGCGAGATTCCGATCCATCCCAGCCTCATGGTTCAGCTTGAGATGCTCCTTGGCGGAGCAGAAGGTGAGACATTTCTCTTCCCTTGGGCAGAGGATGAACGCACGGGCCGCTGGGGAGCCAACAGGCCTTGGCAGAGAAAGATTGGCATCAGCCCCAAGGCACTGCGAGACTCCGTAGCGACTCAGCTGCGAGATGCTGACGTGAATGAACGAGTTGTCGGAGCCATCTTGGGTCACACACCCAAGAACAGCACAGGAGTCTACGGGACAGTAACTCACGAGGCAATGAAGCGTGCGATCTGCATGTTGAAGTAA